GCTTTTGCGGTATTTAATTGAGCTCTAAAGGGCAATTCAGAAATTTGAAATAACAATTGGCCTTTGTTTACCAGTTGTCCTTCGTTAACAAGAACTCTGTCTATCGTACCAGCAATCTGTGGACGGATTTCTAAATCCGTAGCACCTTGTATTGAAGCTGGATAATCTACAAATGTTTCCTGTGAACTCTGGCTAATAGTGATAACCGGCAATGCTGGAGCAGGGGCTGCAGCCATCTGGTCTGGATTACTGGTACAACTAGCTAAAAACAAAAGCGTTGTAACAAATAACAAAATTATCCATTCGTTAAATAATTTAACATTGTTAGATATTGGGGCAAGTTTAGAGATATGATTCATAATTATTGAGATTTTAATTTGTTTATTTTAACGTTTATAATTAATCTAACACTGTTAGATAATTGGGCAAAAAAAAGTTTTAGTCGTTAATGGTTTTAATAATTGCCTTAATAGCACTTCTTAAAATTTGCTGATTAATTTCATCATTAGCTCCTTTTTGAACTAAATTGATAGATACCAAGCCGTGAATTAACGACCAAAAAGTATAATATTTTAGGCAAGACGTATCTTCAGAAACAGGTTGTTTAGTCAGTAATTTTTCAATTGCATCATAAAATAAATCTGTTGTATATTCAGCTTCAGGCATTTTAGTGTAAAGTTCACAACAATTAACTTGTACTCCGTACATTAATTGGTAAAATTCTTTTTCTTCAAATGCAAAATCCCAATAGGCAAGCCACATTGCTTCTAATTGTTCTTCGGAATCTTCTTTACTATCTCTGGCAGCCTTTACTTTAACACCTAGGTGCATGTATCCTTGCCTTGTTAGCTCAAATAAAATACCTTCTTTGTTTGAGAAGTATTCGTAAATAATCGGTGCTGTATATTCAATTACATCAGCAATTTTACGCATACTTAACGCAGCCCAGCCCTCTTGTTTTACAATTTGTAAAGCAGCATCCAAAATACTCTTACGAGTTTCTTCTTTCTGACGCAGTATTCTTTCTTTACTTCCCATTTTTATTTAAGTGCCATAAAATAATCTAACACTGTTAAGCAAATGTATAAACAGTTTTTAAAATGCGTATCATTTATTTGTCAGATAAATGTGAAAGTGCTTTTAACAAACATTAACAGTCTTTTTTGAATGATATTTTTTACATTTAAAAATGGAAACACGCTCTGAAAACTTAAAACCTTGGTCAATTAGCAAAAGGTTTTTTACACTGTTATCTATCTACTTTGCCTTTTTGATGGTAGATTTTACCAGTAGCGATGAATTGTTTCCTCATTTTGTATATGTCTTGATGACTCCATATACTGAATTTTGGCATTGGATGGTGCCTTGGTTTGGAGAGCACGTTTTGCACTTAAGTTATCCCATTACTGTTAGACCAAATGGCAGCGGCGACACCACTTATAATTATGTGCTCCAACTTTTATGGATAATTTTTGCACTACTCATCACAACTATATGGACAATTTTAGATAGAAAACGACCATCATATCATCAATTTCAATATTGGTCGAGAATAGTGATACGCTACTTTTTAGCCTATATGCTTTTCGTTTACGGATTTGTTAAGGTTATCAAATTACAATTCCCTTTTCCCGATTTGATTAGATTAACTGAGCCTTATGGAGATTCTACACCTATGGGCTTAGCTTGGACTTTTGTTGGTTATTCATCAGGTTATAACTTATTTACAGGCGGAGCAGAAGTTTTGGCTGGCATTCTTTTATTCTACAAACGCACCACACTTTTTGGTTCATTGGTTGCAATGACTGTGATGGCAAATGTCGTTGCGATGAATTTTGCCTATGATATTCCTGTAAAAATATTTTCGCTCAATCTGTTAATTATGGCTACTTGGATAGCTTGGTATGACAAGGATAGATTAATCAATTTCTTCTTCCTTAATAAAATTACCACTCCATCTGCAATTGAATATCCTTATCACACAAAGTGGAAAAAAATTGTTCAGCTTTCACTAAAGTCTATTGCTATTTTATTTGCGCTATACTCTACTTTATATAGTAACCTTAATATGGCCAAAGAATACGGAGACGCAGCACCTAAAGCTCCATTATATGGAATTTATGATGTAAAAACTTTTAACCTAAAAGGTCAATTACTTGCACCATTGACAACAGATTCAACTCGTTGGAAAAGAATGATTATCGGTTATCCAGGTTATGCCAGAATTACAAAAATGAATGATAGTATCTTTTGGGTAAAGTTAAAGGTAGACACAAGCCTAAAAAAATTACACTTCACATCAAACGAAGACCCAGAGGATAAATTTACGTGGAGTTATTTAAAACAAGGAAAAGACCAACTGACTGTAAAAGGTTTAATGGGAAAAGATTCGATAAATATTCAATTTAAACAGTTCGACCACACTCAGTTTAATCTGGTTAAAACTGGGTTTCATTGGATTAATGAGTATCCTAATAATAGGTAGATAGGTTTCGTTACGTCATTCCCGTACAAACGGAATCCTAAAGAACCATACATAAATTTAGTTAGTTTTTCTATCGCATTAAGATACCCAATCGAGTTGGGTATGACGTGTCGATTAGATAGCCCCGATTTAATTTATGCTATCCTCAACCACAGTAAAACTTAATTAAAGCATTTTATCTGCTTTCCTAAAAGGATTTCTCTTAATCGTCTTTTTAATCTTTGTCCATTGCTCGTCAAAGAAATCGCATGACATGTAATTTACACCTACACGTAAAGCCTTTAATCCGCTTACACCTTGTAACTCTTCTAGGTCTAGCATTTCCAAGTCGTCTTGTAAAAACCCTTGCTCTTGTAAATATTTGATGTATTCTAAATATTCATTTGCTTCGTAATTGTTAAAATAGACCAAGGCAATTTTGCCAGGCTGTGTTAAGCGTTCTTCAGTTCCCTTCACTAAAACCTTATCAATCCTTTTTTTAACCACTTCGTAGCGAATGTTGTAAGCACCTTCCACATCAAATCTTCTTTCATCGTTTCTAAAACTGATATCAATCGGATTGCTGTGGATAAATATCAACTGTGTTGTAAGTAAAGCTCTTGGCATTTGGCTAACCAAGCTGTTGGTTAAACGAGCAACCTCTACCATTGCGGTTAATTGCCAAAGGCGAATATTTTTTAAATACAATAAATCAAATGGCACATCTGGTGCGATGTCTTGACCAATATAAATATCATATTCAACTCCATCTGTTCTAAACTTGGCAAAATAACAAGGGTATGAAGCTTGCAAAGTTTGTTGTGCGTCTTCAAGATATTCGCTAACCGCAGTATTAATGAACTGCATCGACGTTTCTAAAGTCCGCCTGTTTTCAAATGCAATACCACTATCTGAATTGATATTAGAAAAATAAGTCTGTACAGTATCTTTTGCCTGTGGATGACCTTTTACGATATGTTTCAGCATTGGATAAACTTCCAACTCTAAAAATTCGTTTAACAAGGCTTCTTCGCTTGAGCTAATTGCATCCTTAATTCTACTTAACCAATCCTTACAGTTAAATAAAATCTTATCAATTAAATCGAGTGGAACTATTACTCTTAATTCTGTTAACGTTTTATTTAAAAGTGCCAATTGAACTTTCAAATCTTCCTTTAAAGCATAATTACGTTCGATTGTAGAATTGCGAATATCAATTGCACCAAAAAGTGGATAAAGTCCTTTGAATGTTACCGTTTCAATTTCTGCAGTTTTCTTTTTCCCTTTACTCTTTTTAAGAAAATCCCAAACTACTTGATTAAATTTCCATTGTACGGAAGGTTGTAAAGCAGTGAATTTATCTTTCAAAACTTCATCCATCTTGAAATTAAATTCTTCTATCCTATATTGTAATAATTGTCCTAATAGTGGCAACGCAGAATGAAGTCTTGACACTAATTTTTCATCAACCTCTAAGCTTTCTCTCGAATAAATTTCCATTACACCAGCCAACTGATTGTTATAATAAATTGGCAAAAATGAATAAGATTGTATTCCGTTTTTTCGCAAAACCTCTAGAAATGGGAATTTCTGAATTTTAGCATCAGTTAAATTATTAAATAAAACTGGTCTCGGATTATCCTTATATTCATCAACTAAGGCAAAGAAAGACTCTTCTAATAAATTATATTTCTTACCAGAATCCAGCAATATACTTTGAGAGTTTTGTTCGTTATCAAATACAAACTTATTGTTAACCATTAAAAATGGAAGTAAACCAAATTCGATGTGACCATCTCCTGCTAAGGTTTTTAAGGCTTGTATAACGTGTTCATAAGCCTCATTTTCATAAGTGTGATTAACCAACGCATTGCGAATACCATCAATTGCATGTTGCAAGGTTACGTCTGAAAGAGTTATAACTGTAAAACCATCAAACTTAAATTTGCTCAATGGAATAACTTCTTGTAAAAGGTCTAATTCTGTGCCCTCTTGAATTTGAGCCGCTACTAACTCGAAATTTAGTTCAGGTAAATCACCATCATAAGTTATATCGATAAATTGTGTATCAGCGTTTATATTGTAAAACTGTGTTAAATGAGTTTCTGGATTTGTGTAAGCGTATAAAATTTCGTTTTTTAGGATAGTCGTATAGTTATAGAACCTATTCAAAATCATTCTATAAATAAACTGTAATTGTTGTTTTTCTTTTGACGCCACCTCTCCATCGTTCTTTTTCTGCTCTGCATGTAAAGAAAGAATATCGTGAAAAGCATCGGTACTAAAGAAAATTTTATCTGGAACTGGTGTACTTAACGCCCAATATAAATCTTTCTCATTAGCCATTAAAGGCGTTAAAATGGTAAAAATTAATTCAAGCGTATCTTTATAGTTTTCTAAATCTTCTGCGTGGATTTCATTACGGAGCGAATCTTCCTTTTCTATCTTTTCTAATAAAAAACGATAAAATTCTGCCTTTAAAGTCTTCTCTGTTTTAAGCCTTCTCTTTAAATAAGAGATTAACGGCCTAAAAGACAGCGTAGCTTCTACGTGGCAACTTGTTTGCTCGTTATTTTTATTAATTTGGATTACGCTCGTGTTCATCTCTTTCTTTTAATACCTAAAACTCATAGAAGCATAAGGATACCACCCTTCTTTAGAATGTCCCATTACAAAACGGAAAATTGCTAATGAAGCTGGTGAAAAGTATAAACCTCCCCCTACTCCGTGATGCCATAAATCTGATTTTTCATTACTATTCCAAACCCTACCAACATCATAAAAACCCATTAAACCAACTTGGCCTGGCAAAACATAACTCACAAAATCTCCAAGTTTTGCCCTTAACTCTACGTTGTTGTAAAAGCTGTGCTGCCCAGCAAATCTAAATTGACGATAGCCTAATAAATTCCCTTGTCCGCCCAAAAATAAGTTCTGATAAAATGCTGGCTTACCAACAGTTATACCACCACCAAATCTATCTGCTAATACAAATTTAGCTCTTCCATCGAGATTTTTATATAGTGCAATGCTTGCCGTGAACTGTCCGTAAGAATTTGCGTACTTATTTAGGCTTTTATAAGCAGCCCATTTAAAATCAACATAACTTCCCAAAGTTGGCAAAATGTCGTTATCTCGTGTGTTATTAACGAAATTGACAACAAGGCCACCATAAAGTTTGTCCTTTTCAACCTTCAAACTATCGAAAGAATGGAGTTGTAAATTATTTGTAATAAAACGTCCAACGTTATCATCTGCATCAAATTTGTAATATTGAAACAGTGTTCCGATACTAAAAGTAGATTTAGGTCTGCGCCATCTTAGTCCTGGTTCAAGTTGATAAATGTTAAATCTTGCTCTATAAAATCTAATGCTGTTCGCATCCTTATCATACTTTGTTTCGTTACCTACACCGAAGAAATTTTGGGTATTATCTGGGGCATTAGCTATTGCTTTTAAAACAAAATCTGCCTTGCCAACTGCTTTTAACCAATCTCCAGCATAATTAAACTTAAATGCTCCAGTTGCAAATGAATATAAGAAAGAAAAATGTTGTGTATTACCATAAGGCTGTTTTCTAAAACCAGGATTTACCATCTTATAATTTAAGCCTAGCAATAAACCATCATCATTGTTAAATCCAACCGCGGCATTTAAAGAAGAACGACTATACATATCTTTCCCTAAATAGGATACATTGGAAGTATCAACCGCTAATTTTTTACGGAGCATATTTTCATCTTCTCCTGCAAAGGTTGAATTACCG
The sequence above is drawn from the Pedobacter frigiditerrae genome and encodes:
- a CDS encoding TetR/AcrR family transcriptional regulator; its protein translation is MGSKERILRQKEETRKSILDAALQIVKQEGWAALSMRKIADVIEYTAPIIYEYFSNKEGILFELTRQGYMHLGVKVKAARDSKEDSEEQLEAMWLAYWDFAFEEKEFYQLMYGVQVNCCELYTKMPEAEYTTDLFYDAIEKLLTKQPVSEDTSCLKYYTFWSLIHGLVSINLVQKGANDEINQQILRSAIKAIIKTIND
- a CDS encoding GAF domain-containing protein, with amino-acid sequence MNTSVIQINKNNEQTSCHVEATLSFRPLISYLKRRLKTEKTLKAEFYRFLLEKIEKEDSLRNEIHAEDLENYKDTLELIFTILTPLMANEKDLYWALSTPVPDKIFFSTDAFHDILSLHAEQKKNDGEVASKEKQQLQFIYRMILNRFYNYTTILKNEILYAYTNPETHLTQFYNINADTQFIDITYDGDLPELNFELVAAQIQEGTELDLLQEVIPLSKFKFDGFTVITLSDVTLQHAIDGIRNALVNHTYENEAYEHVIQALKTLAGDGHIEFGLLPFLMVNNKFVFDNEQNSQSILLDSGKKYNLLEESFFALVDEYKDNPRPVLFNNLTDAKIQKFPFLEVLRKNGIQSYSFLPIYYNNQLAGVMEIYSRESLEVDEKLVSRLHSALPLLGQLLQYRIEEFNFKMDEVLKDKFTALQPSVQWKFNQVVWDFLKKSKGKKKTAEIETVTFKGLYPLFGAIDIRNSTIERNYALKEDLKVQLALLNKTLTELRVIVPLDLIDKILFNCKDWLSRIKDAISSSEEALLNEFLELEVYPMLKHIVKGHPQAKDTVQTYFSNINSDSGIAFENRRTLETSMQFINTAVSEYLEDAQQTLQASYPCYFAKFRTDGVEYDIYIGQDIAPDVPFDLLYLKNIRLWQLTAMVEVARLTNSLVSQMPRALLTTQLIFIHSNPIDISFRNDERRFDVEGAYNIRYEVVKKRIDKVLVKGTEERLTQPGKIALVYFNNYEANEYLEYIKYLQEQGFLQDDLEMLDLEELQGVSGLKALRVGVNYMSCDFFDEQWTKIKKTIKRNPFRKADKML